A genomic region of Campylobacter corcagiensis contains the following coding sequences:
- a CDS encoding pilus assembly FimT family protein, giving the protein MCKLKKAFTMIELVVVIVVVGILAAILMPRFDRNALLEAADQVVSHIRYTQHLALSDDVYDPTDSNWYKKRWTISFNRVGDDDTDKWRYSVYKDITVSGNLNSKDEIARDPLSPNKYMTSGWSGMSNSEKTNTLDKYNLSSKFGVKEIFLSGGCSASTKGGGNISFDNKGVPYRSISTTKGGGAKNSVDRMINSNCNITLVNDGPSKDAGNQAVITITPETGYARIIWFPGCENTPGQPNRCIKPADRTI; this is encoded by the coding sequence ATGTGTAAATTAAAAAAAGCTTTTACGATGATTGAGCTTGTTGTAGTTATAGTTGTTGTTGGTATTTTGGCAGCTATTCTTATGCCAAGATTTGATAGAAATGCTCTTCTTGAGGCCGCAGATCAGGTGGTATCTCATATAAGATATACGCAACATTTAGCACTAAGTGATGATGTTTATGATCCTACTGACTCAAATTGGTATAAAAAAAGATGGACTATATCTTTTAACAGGGTTGGAGATGATGATACAGATAAATGGCGATATAGTGTTTACAAGGATATAACTGTTAGTGGAAATCTTAATAGTAAAGATGAGATAGCTAGGGATCCTTTAAGTCCTAATAAATATATGACATCTGGTTGGAGCGGTATGTCTAATAGTGAAAAAACAAATACACTTGATAAATATAATTTAAGTTCAAAATTTGGTGTAAAAGAGATTTTTTTATCTGGAGGGTGTTCTGCAAGCACTAAAGGTGGCGGTAATATATCTTTTGATAATAAAGGAGTGCCATATCGTTCAATATCAACAACTAAGGGAGGTGGAGCAAAAAATTCTGTTGATAGAATGATTAATTCTAATTGCAATATTACATTGGTAAATGATGGGCCATCTAAGGATGCTGGAAATCAAGCAGTTATAACCATAACTCCTGAAACTGGGTATGCAAGAATTATATGGTTTCCAGGTTGTGAAAATACTCCTGGACAGCCAAATAGATGTATAAAACCAGCTGACAGAACAATTTAA